Proteins encoded in a region of the Populus alba chromosome 13, ASM523922v2, whole genome shotgun sequence genome:
- the LOC118054060 gene encoding calcium uniporter protein 6, mitochondrial, with translation MWSRLWSSSASGVLKRTLLAANTQSLSTPPRCTTTRTIASSAYSYYYYSGRGGGAAADASTPFCKITSFCFSSAIDADAESSSPSFNNNKNDKNILITSSEAKRLMRLVNVEALKMKLGMESREIIPFSDLLEACQSIGIARSHDEAVTFAHVLDDAGVVLLFRDQVYLHPDKVVDLIRRAVPLALTPEDDPARDELKMLQEKKEEIDVQAHKEVRRILYSGLCLALLLVGLFFRLTFWEFSWDVMEPIAFFATTSSIVIGYAYFLITARDPSYQDLMKRLFLSRQRKLFKKLNFDVERFKELQLKQKSPLDATASIKKRVGMKLELDDAMHK, from the exons atGTGGAGCAGATTATGGTCCTCCTCTGCGTCTGGGGTTTTGAAGCGCACTCTGTTAGCCGCCAACACTCAATCCCTCTCAACACCACCGCGATGCACCACCACCAGGACTATTGCTTCCTCTGcctattcttattattattattctggtAGAGGAGGAGGAGCTGCTGCTGATGCTTCAACTCCATTCTGCAAAATCacatccttttgtttttcttccgcTATTGATGCTGATGCTGAATCTTCTTCTCCCTCcttcaataataataagaatgataaaaatatattgataacaAGTTCGGAGGCGAAGAGGCTGATGAGACTGGTGAATGTGGAGGCTCTCAAAATGAAGCTTGGCATGGAATCCAGGGAAATTATCCCTTTCTCAGACCTCCTCGAAGCCTGCCAGAGCATCGGTATTGCCAGATCTCACGATGAGGCCGTTACTTTTGCCCATGTCCTTGATGATGCTGGGGTCGTCCTTCTCTTCCGCGACCAAGTCTATCTTCATCCTGATAAG GTGGTAGATCTGATAAGAAGAGCAGTGCCGCTCGCTTTAACTCCTGAAGACGACCCTGCAAGAGATGAGCTAAAGATGCTTcaggagaagaaagaagaaattgatGTACAGGCACATAAGGAGGTTCGCCGGATCCTCTATAGTGGATTGTGTTTAGCTTTATTGCTGGTTGGGCTGTTTTTCCGGCTAACATTTTGGGAATTTTCATGGGATGTGATGGAACCTATTGCATTTTTCGCCACAACCTCTAGCATAGTCATAGGTTATGCCTACTTCCTGATCACTGCAAGAGATCCAAGTTACCAAGACCTAATGAAGAGGCTGTTTCTCTCAAGGCAAAGGAAGTTGTTCAAGAAGCTTAATTTTGATGTTGAGAGATTCAAGGAGTTACAACTTAAACAGAAATCACCTCTGGATGCCACAGCCTCTATTAAAAAACGTGTAGGGATGAAACTGGAACTGGACGATGCCATGCACAAGTAG